The following are from one region of the Paenibacillus sp. JZ16 genome:
- the hisJ gene encoding histidinol-phosphatase HisJ produces MHIDYHTHHARCGHAEGQLEEYVRRAIELGMDQLGLSDHMPLIHVDPEAYYPEMAMPMDELPRYVEECLLLKERYQGQIDIRIGLEGDYIEGYEEQIERIVNDYPWDYVIGSVHFLGEWDITDYRQTQGWDGKAPLEVYRRYYDAVQKAAATGFYDIMGHLDVIKRFGYGPGPEQKPEVIALEQGALAAVAQSGKAMELNASGLSKACEEMFPSRRMLEEAMKLGIPLTLGSDAHQPMKLGEHLDQARALLSELGVREVATFRNRKREMVLLNVEGNHV; encoded by the coding sequence ATGCATATTGATTACCATACCCACCATGCCCGGTGCGGACATGCCGAGGGGCAGCTGGAGGAGTATGTACGGCGCGCCATTGAACTCGGGATGGATCAATTGGGCTTGTCGGATCATATGCCCTTGATACACGTGGATCCGGAGGCGTACTATCCGGAGATGGCCATGCCGATGGACGAGCTGCCGCGTTATGTGGAAGAGTGCCTGCTGCTGAAGGAACGCTACCAAGGGCAGATTGACATTCGGATCGGACTCGAAGGCGATTATATCGAGGGTTATGAAGAACAGATTGAGCGGATTGTGAATGACTATCCATGGGATTATGTCATTGGCTCCGTTCATTTTCTTGGTGAATGGGATATTACGGATTACCGTCAGACCCAAGGCTGGGACGGCAAGGCTCCGCTTGAGGTTTATAGACGATATTATGATGCGGTGCAGAAAGCCGCCGCGACCGGCTTCTATGATATCATGGGTCATCTGGACGTGATCAAGCGTTTCGGTTATGGGCCGGGCCCCGAGCAGAAGCCGGAAGTGATCGCTTTGGAGCAAGGAGCGCTTGCGGCCGTGGCCCAAAGCGGAAAAGCCATGGAGCTGAACGCCTCCGGCTTATCGAAGGCCTGTGAGGAAATGTTTCCAAGCCGCCGCATGCTGGAAGAAGCGATGAAGCTTGGCATTCCGTTGACTTTAGGGTCGGATGCCCACCAGCCGATGAAGCTGGGCGAGCATCTGGATCAGGCCCGGGCACTGCTATCGGAGCTTGGCGTTCGGGAGGTTGCGACCTTCCGTAACCGGAAGCGGGAGATGGTGCTTTTGAATGTTGAGGGAAACCATGTATAA